The sequence CATGTATATCACTGCCATCGTAGGGAACAGCATCCTGATAGTGGTCATCATCACAGAACGTAATCTTCATGAGCCCATGTACTTCTTTCTCTCCATGCTGGCCATCACAGACATCCTGCTGTCCACCACTACCGTACCCAAGGCTCTAGCCATCTTTTGGCTCCATGCCCATGACATTGCCTTTGATGCCTGTGTCACCCAAGTTTTCTTTGTCCATGTGATGTTTGTGGGGGAGTCAGCCATCCTGTTAGCCATGGCCTTTGACCGCTTTGTGGCCATCTGTGTCCCCCTGCATTATACAGCCGTGCTAACATGGCGTGTTGTGGGAAGGATTGGTCTGGCCATTGTCACCAGAAGCTTCTGCATCATCTTCCCAGTGATCTTCTTATTGAAGCGGCTGCCCTTCTGCCGGACCAACATTGTCCCCCATTCCTATTGTGAGCATATTGGAGTGGCCCGCTTGGCCTGCGCTGACATCACCATTAACATCTGGTATGGCTTCTCAGTGCCCATTGTCACGGTCATCGTGGATGTGATCCTAATTGCTGTGTCTTACTCACTGATCCTCCGAGCCGTGTTTCGTTTGCCCTCCCAGGATGCCCGGCACAAGGCCCTTAGCACTTGTGGCTCCCACCTCTGTGTCATCCTCATGTTTTATGTTCCATCCTTCTTTACATTATTGACCCACCGCTTTGGACATAACATTCCTCGACATGTCCATATTCTGCTGGCCAATCTTTATGTGGTGGTGCCACCAATGCTCAATCCCATTGTCTATGGCGTGAAGACTAAGCAGATCCGGGAGGGTGTAGCCCACCGGTTCTTTGACATCAGGACTTGGTGCTGTGCTTCCCCTCCGGGCTAATGGCTCCTCAGGAATCTGCCCTCCAAGCTTTATCAAGGAAATTAAGTGTGAAATACAGAGATTTCCTGGACTAAGAGGgcttttacttctcttcctctttttcttcgtGGACCTTCTTTGTGGTCCTCCTCCAACTTTTCGTTTTTCCTCTTCTGGTTCTTCATCTTTGCCTTcttctcctgtttctttgtattctttatctTCTTCTCCTCTCACACCCCTCTTCCACAACCCAGGAATAATAACTAAGCATACATGCTTCTGATGTGAACATTTGGTATCTTCAGTAGACCAGACGTACtccagaaacacagagaactgaACATAACATGAAGTGAGTTATGAGTACAtggataaaaatagttttatatttaacatCTGAAGAgattacagtttcttttttttttatctccaaatGTGCGTTGATTCTTTGTACAAACTCAAGTAGCTCTTCACTCACTTTTATAATGGCagttgtttttgaaaaacagtCATACGTGTCCTTCAGCCATCTGGAAAACTGCTCATTCTTCAAATTTCAGATCAAGAACTACTTTCCCTGAAAACTCTTTCCTGACTTTTCCAGGCAGTCCAAGGTTCCTATCTTTGTACACTGATTGCATCTTGTACAAATCTCAAAATGTATGCAGCGAATTGTAataggttgtttatttgtttgtaccCCTAATTGATTGTAAATTCCTTGAAATCAGAAGAGTATGTGTCATTCGTATTTGTACTCTCAGTGCATTATAAAATGCCTGGGacacaataaatgtttgaaaaatgaatGGGAGCACAACTACCAATTACCTCCTGATGTTAGAACAGCATTTCTCTTATGCACTTAAGTGATCAGCTAAATTAGTCCACACACCAGGGATGAGTAAACCAGTTCCTCACAAAGTCACTTTGGTGTCAGGGGAGTAAACAAGCTGCAGATTGTAGAGTTTCTTACTTCTTGCATGTTTGCTGTAACACAGAGATCAGGGAATAGACTAGAGTAGGAGGAAACGGGTcactcttgattttcttttctaacctGGCTCCTACCCTTCTCATTATTAGTAATTATAGCACATTGTTCCTGGACAGGTTAGCAAAGTTGGAGTAGTCTCTTGGAGTTCACAGTCTTGATCTTCattctttcatgctttctcaGAAAAGGTCATGTACACTCATTTCTTCAACCACCACTGATGCAAATGAGTACAACATCTCTTTCTCCATCCTAGAACTCTTTTTTGGGGTATTAGATGTGTAAATCTACGTATTAACTGGATATCTCCTCCAGAATGTAGAACTATATCATTCAGGCTAGCTTTTCTTCCCGTTCCATTCCTTTTCTTAGGAACTAGATTATGATGATTCCAGCAACTACATTGAGCTGGAAACCCTGGGGGAATTTCTCAAATTCCTCTCTGTCctgttcctcaagaagttaatgATTGTTACCAATATTGATTGTACCACTAAATAGCTATGTGGATAATATTTGGAGTCCTGTCAGGATTAAAGCATTGCCCCTATTGCTTTCTAGCTGtatgaatatatgaaatatatttcatctgtaaaatggggatagtaaataatatctcatggggttgttgagaggattaagtgaaataaaccatatatGTAGCAATTAACACAATCCTTGTCTCATCATAAGTATctgagaaatatttcattaatgcTAAGTTCTTAGTATTGTTAGTCTTCTTTGTAACATTGCCTCTACCAATTAATTATGTCTATCATCTTTCACCTCAGATACTGCATTAGCTTCTTAattgatttcattgttttcagtcttttacaCTGTAACCTAAACTACCAATTGACTCAAAGTTAAACATTCTAAAAGGCATGGCTAATGATACTGCTTTCTGTCAAATACTTTCAAGTAATCTTCATTACTTATagaactgttttccatagaatGTTCTACAGAAATAGCAGATATCATAAtggatatttaataaaaaagttcCATGGTCAAATAACTGAAAAATGCTTACACTCTGTGGTCATGCATATGTCTGTCCAAGGGAAGGCTAGAGTTTGCAGCATATCTCCACACTAAAGTGACCATTGATATTTGTGTCCACATCCATATAATTTTTCTGAGAGCATTTCACTTTATATCTCTAAAATAACCTACTGTTCCATTAGCCACAGTTTAGAAATCATGGGACTACAGGGTAATTTCTAAACTAAGCATTAACTTCATAATCTAGTCCTAACTGACTTTTCCATTACTATCTCAAAACACACCATATAGTAATacatagataataataataattaataataattaataataataaatattaaaataataatttaataaataatattaaaatataataaataataataaaataattaaaataataaaaataattaaaataataattaaataataataataataattaaataataattaggtATAATAATTATACCTAATGTTTATTAAGAGATCTATGCTGGGAACCATGTTAAGTGCTCTGCTGCATtagcttatttaatccttatacaGCCTTATGAGATAGTACCTTTGCTATCTCTGTTTTATACACAGGGGCACCCAAGGTTCAGAGAGGATGAGTAATTAAAGCCATTCAGCTGGCAAATGGTAGAATATTGATGTCAATTCCTTTTTGAAGTCTTCACCAATACCCCCCAAGTCAGAGGTGATAACTTTGTCCTCTGGTTCTCCACAGCAATGACATTAATGGTTTCAACTGAATATTAATTACTCTATGAAGTCATCAGAACTTGGGTTCTGTGAGAGTAGAGAATATGTCTTACTCATCACTATAGTTCCAGCATCTAGCATAGGGTTCCCTATGTATATTTATAGATTGCTAATTTGAAATGTTGGTGAGGTGTTTGACCTCTGGACCCTTCACTGTTAAATATTGTCTAATTTATGACTGAAAATCATttggatggacacacacacacacacacacacacacaccacttaaTTCCTTGTGATCTATTATTTCTTCTACATCTCCACAGGTTTCTATGTACATTGAGGTCTAGCAGGTATAGGCAGGGTTTTAATGTTCTATGTATTGACCAGCAGCAGCTCAAATCCAGTCTGTCCATATCTTAGCCAGAGACATGGAGTCATTAACAGGTGCTGTGTGTACAGACTGCTGCAGGTAGGACATAGATTGCCCACCCACTCTGGTTCCTGGGTGAGTGATCTCTGGAGATTAGTCCTCCTGGGGTCTGCTTCTGTCTAATTGAACCAGACACTCCCTAAAGACCTAGTGGAATAGAAGCTCTCTTCTTGCCCAAGGGATTCCTGTGGATGAGGTTCAAATACTGTCTGTCCTATTTTGCACCAGAGTCTGCATCTGTCTGCTTCTTTCACATGTTGGGGAAGAACTTTCTCTTGATCTTGGGTAAGTTTCTGGGAAGGTGATAAATATTTGGTTCTCAAGAATTTTAGGTTTTCCTGAAATAAACTGAATAAACTATTGATTCCGATGAGATCTTCTTGAGTCCTCTGGATAATGTAGTATAAGTACACACTTGACCTCTTAAACTGCTACAGAGATTTTGACTATGCAGAGCGGGGAGTATggctgattttttcccccagaattaaagtggtttaaaaaaatattgaacacTGAAAAGTAAGTGTATTAAAACTCAAAGCATTAAGTTTaaatatactatttatataaaagttAGAATTTATTATACTTTTACTGGCTTTGGTGGGAGAAATTCATAGATAAtgcttccaaaataaaattagggaaaaaatgaaCCATTAAAATcgcataaaacacacacatatatataggtgCTCCCATTTTCCCTTTTGTCTTGGGCTCTGATATGGTTCAGTACAGCGTGGtcaattctgtctttattttaaattttgacatattgttcatcatggatattttgcattaattttgatttaaaaattgtattaaaatattacttatccTGTTTACTGATATTTTGGTGCCTGCTTACATTTTTCGCTGAGGTAAGTTCTCACTCATTTCCCTTTAGTCCTGATCTTAGGAGACTCAACACCTGGACGGCAGAGCACAGTTACAAAGACATGCGGTCCTCCTTCAATCTTTATAAACCTGATAGTTAGAAACGTACCTTTCAGTTTCAGGAGCAAAGACATTTCCCTTTGTGTTCAAGCCAAAATGAGGTGGGATTTTCTGTTACTTATAACGTGAAGTGTTACCATGGatacaagagagaagaaaagaattattcattttaattttcagtttgctttttcacttaactGTACATCATGGCTGAtaccttttttcttaaaaatggaaacagaacatTCTATTGTAATGTATatgccatgatttatttattgcttGACTGATGGATATGAAAGctgtaataatttcttttattacagCAACAATATAGCAATGAATATCCTTATAGATATATCTTTATGTTCTCATGCTGTGCTACCAGCACTGGGGCTAattgtttttgttatgttttccaGTCTGGTAGGAAAGCTATGATATTTCAatatcacagatttttttttaacatattgaaCATCTATTCTTGTGTATATTGGCCATTTTTCTTGTAGTGTGAATTGCCTATTTTGATTCTTTGCACATTTTCTGTTCATtcctcattcatttatattaacttttaatgtttaaagaTATTAAccttttgtctattttatgttttataattttttcctcctagaattatttattcttttggaaTTTATTCTTGTCTACATTGTTGCATAATTGCATCATTCAATTATTACTATCCATGAAATATCATTTTCTTATCTTAGAAAGATCTTTccagacttaaaaatattttcctatgttttttcctacgaacttccctttaatttttaataatttttggttttgtttttaaaatgtacatctttgggatgcctacgtggctcagtcagttgagtgcctgactcttggtttcgactcaggtaatgatgtcattgttttggttttgtgggttcaagccctgcactgggctctgtgctgacagtgtggatcctgcttgggattctctgtctccctctctctctgtccctccttactcgtgctgtctctgtctctttcaaaataaataaacttaaaaaattaaaatatacatgtttaatttatctagagtttttatttgtttagtgagTGAGGTGGGaactaattttattcttttacaaaaatatcaTTGTTCAATATCCCAGTGCCATTAAGTAACTAGGCCTTCCTTTCCCCACTAAACTGAAATGgtattttatcacatttaaaatcccaagtatattattttttgtgcTCTCTATGTAGCTGTATTGACCTGGACTAACAATAACTgacatttatttagtatttttatgcTAGGCACTACACTAGGAAGTTTAAAGAAAGTATTCAATTTAATCCTTTCAGGATAAGTATGAATAGTTCATTTTCACAGATTAGGCtaattttctgaaatgtgaaAACTTGCCTTTTGTCAGTAATCAGAAAGTTGGAAGCCCAGAATTTGAACGTGGGGAAGGCTTCtcagatgataaatatttaagCTGTGAATTGGAAGCCCAGTAGGTGTAACAAGCATCAAAGGTAGAAAGTATTTTCCAGATTAAGAGAAAAACTTGAGAAAAGTTAGGGAGGTTGGCAAACTTAGATGTTGTGTGGAGAATAGATCATGGTCTAATTTAGATGTGTCAGGATGCCTGAAGGAGACTAAAGCTAGAGAAGAGAGTAACAGTGGGATTGTGGAAGGCTTTGCATGCTTGAGAAGTTGGGCTTTATCTTGTAATcaataattcattaaataaaGGTTGTAAGAGAAAACCcaataagatttttgtttgttttgtacatACCACCCGGGCCACAACATAGCTGATGGAAGGGTTGAGGATAGGAAGCTGGGAGATGGGGAGCCCAGTTAGTTAGGATGCCACTGCACCAGAACAAGTGAAGGATGATCAAAGCCAGAATAGGAGGCTGTAAGTGAGAATGGGGAGGTATGTATGGATTCTAGACATTGCTGAGGTGTGACCagaaatctttatttatatttatatttgcagTGATAATGTAGGAGGTAAAAGCATAACATTATATATTCTAAGTCAAGGCATTAGTGATTGATTTAATTATCTAATGTTCAACTTTTGGTGAACCTTATTTGTTCTGCCCACCGACTCTCATTTCTATAGTCTTCATAGAGAGACTCTCAAAGAAGGCCTGTTTGGTGCTAACTTCACCACCTTCCACCCCACCGTGTTCATTCTACTTGGCATCCCAGGACTGGAGAACTACCACACCTggctttctctccccttctgtctcatGTACATCACTGTAGTCTTGGGAAATGGAGCTCTCATCCTTGTTGTCCTCAGTGAGTGCACCCTCCATGAACCTGTGTATGTCTTCCTATCCATGCTGGCTGGCACTGACGTTCTGGTATCTACCACCACCGTTCCCAAAGCCCTGGCTATCTTTTGGTTTCATGCTGGGGAGATTGCCTTTGATGCCTGCATCActcagatgtttttcttttttttttaatatgaaatttattgtcaagttagtttccatacaacacccagtgctcatcccaacaagtgccctcctcaatgcccatcacccactttccccttcccccttcccccccatcaaccctcaatttattctcagtttttaagagtctcttacagtttgcctccttccctttctgtaacttttttttccccttccccttccccatggtcttctgttaaatttctcaggatccacataagagtgaaaacatacggtatctgtctttctctgtatgacttatttcacttagcataacattctccagttccatccatgttgttatgaaaggccagatttcattatttctcattgccaagtagtatttccattgtgtctataaaccacaacttctttatccattcatcaggttatggacatttaggctctttccataatttggctattgttgaaagtgctgctataaacattggggtacaggtgcccctatacatcagcactcctgtatcccttgggtaaattcctagcagtgctattgctgggtcatagggtagatctatttttaattttttgaggaacctccacactgttttccagagcagctgcatcagtgtgcattcccaccaacagtgcaagagggttcccatttctccacatcctcaccagcatctatagtctcctgatttattcactttagccactctgactggcgtgaggtggtatctcagtgtggttttaatttgtatttccttgatgatgagtgacgttgagcgtcttttcatgtgtctgttggccatctggatgtcttctttgaaaaagtatctattcatgtcttctgcccatttcttcactggattatatgttttttgggtgtggagtttggtgaggtctttatagattttagatactagctctttatccgatatgtcatttgcaaatatcttttcccaatcaaaattgcaccagcattcttctcaaaactagaacaaacattcctaaaacttgtatggaaccacaaaagaccctgaatagccaaaataatattgaagaagaaaaccaaagcgggaagcatcacaatcccagactttagcctctactacaaagctgtcatcatca is a genomic window of Acinonyx jubatus isolate Ajub_Pintada_27869175 chromosome D1, VMU_Ajub_asm_v1.0, whole genome shotgun sequence containing:
- the LOC106981144 gene encoding olfactory receptor 52B2 produces the protein MTHTNFTIFHPAVFVLLGIPGWEAYHIWLSIPLCLMYITAIVGNSILIVVIITERNLHEPMYFFLSMLAITDILLSTTTVPKALAIFWLHAHDIAFDACVTQVFFVHVMFVGESAILLAMAFDRFVAICVPLHYTAVLTWRVVGRIGLAIVTRSFCIIFPVIFLLKRLPFCRTNIVPHSYCEHIGVARLACADITINIWYGFSVPIVTVIVDVILIAVSYSLILRAVFRLPSQDARHKALSTCGSHLCVILMFYVPSFFTLLTHRFGHNIPRHVHILLANLYVVVPPMLNPIVYGVKTKQIREGVAHRFFDIRTWCCASPPG